A genomic stretch from Arenicella xantha includes:
- a CDS encoding N-6 DNA methylase produces MFEQVFKNIDDILHKDAGCSSELDYTEQTSWMLFLKYLDDLEREKALAAELMEQEYSHIIDPEHRWNTWAAPKDAEGNFDHNEALTGDDLMEYVDNELFPYLKSFKQRATSPDTIEYKIGEIFGEIKNKIQSGYSLRDALEKIDELRFRSQEEKHELSHLYETKIKNMGNAGRNGGEYYTPRPLIRAMIAVVNPQIGETVYDGAAGSAGFLCETYDVLRQREGLSSTDLKILQESTFYAQEKKSLAYVIAIMNMILHGIEAPNVIHTNTLGENIADIQDSNRHDIILANPPFGGKERPEIQQNFTIKTGETAFLFLQHFIKKLRPGGRAAVVIKNTFLSNTDNAAVALRKELLENCNLHSVLDCPGGTFIGAGVKTVVLFFEKGAPTQKVWFYQLDVGRNMGKTNPLNDNDLKGFVALQKTFADSDQSWSVDVSEIDQSTWDLSVKNPNKNDEVIFREPAVIIEEIMALDKESEVILGNIRELL; encoded by the coding sequence GTGTTTGAGCAAGTTTTTAAGAACATAGACGATATTCTCCATAAGGACGCGGGTTGTTCGAGTGAACTGGATTACACAGAACAAACCTCATGGATGCTTTTCCTAAAGTACCTTGATGACCTAGAACGCGAGAAGGCGCTTGCTGCTGAGCTGATGGAGCAAGAGTACAGCCACATCATTGATCCAGAGCATCGCTGGAATACATGGGCGGCTCCGAAAGACGCTGAGGGTAACTTCGATCACAATGAAGCGCTCACTGGCGATGACCTGATGGAGTATGTCGATAATGAGCTGTTTCCATATCTCAAGTCATTTAAGCAACGCGCGACAAGCCCAGACACCATTGAATACAAGATTGGTGAGATTTTCGGTGAGATCAAAAACAAAATTCAAAGCGGTTACAGTCTCAGGGATGCGCTAGAGAAAATAGACGAGTTGCGCTTTCGCTCGCAAGAAGAAAAACACGAGCTGTCGCACCTCTACGAAACCAAGATCAAGAACATGGGCAACGCTGGTCGTAATGGCGGAGAATACTACACGCCAAGGCCCCTGATTCGCGCCATGATAGCGGTAGTCAACCCGCAGATAGGTGAGACTGTTTACGATGGTGCGGCAGGTTCAGCAGGCTTTCTATGTGAAACTTACGATGTATTGCGCCAGCGTGAGGGGCTATCTAGCACTGACCTGAAAATTCTACAAGAAAGCACCTTCTATGCTCAAGAGAAGAAATCGCTGGCCTATGTCATCGCCATCATGAACATGATCCTGCATGGCATCGAAGCGCCCAACGTAATCCATACCAATACTCTGGGTGAGAATATAGCCGATATTCAGGACAGCAATCGCCATGACATCATATTGGCTAACCCGCCGTTTGGTGGCAAAGAACGCCCAGAAATACAGCAGAACTTCACTATTAAAACTGGCGAGACTGCTTTTTTATTCTTGCAACACTTTATCAAGAAGCTAAGGCCCGGTGGTCGCGCTGCGGTAGTCATTAAGAATACTTTCCTGTCTAACACAGACAACGCCGCTGTCGCTCTGCGTAAGGAGCTGTTGGAGAACTGCAACCTGCACAGCGTATTAGATTGCCCCGGTGGAACGTTCATTGGTGCGGGTGTAAAGACCGTGGTGTTGTTCTTTGAGAAAGGCGCGCCCACGCAGAAAGTTTGGTTCTACCAGTTAGACGTGGGCCGCAACATGGGCAAGACCAACCCACTGAATGACAATGACCTGAAAGGGTTTGTCGCCTTGCAGAAAACCTTTGCTGATTCTGATCAATCTTGGTCAGTTGATGTTAGCGAGATAGACCAAAGCACTTGGGATTTATCGGTTAAAAACCCGAATAAAAACGATGAAGTTATCTTCCGTGAGCCAGCGGTGATTATCGAAGAGATTATGGCATTGGATAAAGAGAGTGAAGTAATTCTGGGTAATATTCGGGAGTTGTTATGA
- the uvrC gene encoding excinuclease ABC subunit UvrC — MAFDSKTFLQHVGQAPGIYQMFDAQGALLYVGKAKNLKKRLSSYFRTTGLPIKTEAMMQKVEDIQVVVTHTENEALILESNLIKQHKPRYNILLRDSKSYPFIHIDDSHDYPRLSFYRGDRSQPGRYFGPYPGVTAIRDTLALLQKVLPVRQCDDVFFSNRSRPCLQYQIKRCSGPCVGVISKEDYSKDIELAALFLQGKDDSLNTLLQTNMEKASKNLKFEEAAGWRDRINALRRVQSHQSITAGHSDIDIITVATLHGKVCVEVTFIRGGRHSGSNGHFPKVPLDFTEVEILSAFITQYYHRRSAPKEILVGQALPDGDNLETWLTEQGDRKVSIVHSVRGHRRDWLQMAQLNVTERLKRHMSEKQSVEKRLQALSAVFQLEQQLTRIECFDISHTQGEQTVASCVVFTEKGITKSDYRRYNITGITPGDDYAAMRQAIMRRYKRVLKEEGKLPDLLLIDGGKGQLSSAAEIMRELQITDVLLVGVAKGEGRKPGLETLFVEGQSIGIKLAANSPAMHLVQQIRDEAHRFAITGHRARRGKAQTQSILQEIPGIGAKRRQALLKHFGGLQGIQQAGMRDLAKVTGINEDLADKIYHYLRK, encoded by the coding sequence TTGGCTTTTGATTCTAAAACTTTTTTGCAACACGTCGGACAAGCGCCGGGCATTTATCAAATGTTCGATGCGCAAGGTGCCTTACTGTATGTTGGCAAAGCGAAAAATCTAAAAAAACGATTATCCAGTTATTTTCGCACCACCGGTTTGCCGATTAAAACCGAAGCGATGATGCAAAAGGTCGAAGACATTCAGGTGGTAGTCACACACACCGAGAATGAGGCGTTGATTTTAGAGTCCAACCTTATTAAGCAACATAAGCCACGCTACAATATTCTACTGCGTGACAGCAAAAGCTACCCATTCATTCATATCGACGATTCGCATGACTATCCGCGGTTAAGCTTTTATCGCGGCGACCGCAGTCAACCCGGGCGTTATTTTGGCCCGTATCCTGGGGTTACTGCAATTCGCGACACTTTGGCCTTATTGCAAAAGGTATTACCGGTTCGGCAATGTGACGATGTATTTTTCAGCAATCGCTCACGCCCATGCTTGCAGTACCAGATCAAACGTTGCAGTGGCCCCTGTGTTGGTGTTATCTCGAAAGAGGACTACAGCAAAGATATTGAGCTTGCGGCATTATTTCTGCAAGGCAAAGACGACTCATTAAATACCTTGCTGCAAACCAATATGGAGAAAGCGTCAAAAAACCTTAAGTTTGAAGAAGCCGCTGGTTGGCGCGACCGTATTAATGCGTTGCGCCGAGTGCAATCGCATCAATCGATTACTGCCGGGCATTCTGATATCGACATTATTACCGTTGCGACTCTGCACGGTAAGGTCTGCGTTGAGGTGACATTTATTCGTGGTGGTCGCCATAGCGGCAGTAATGGTCATTTTCCCAAGGTGCCCTTAGATTTTACTGAGGTTGAAATACTCAGCGCATTTATCACACAGTATTATCATCGACGTTCCGCGCCGAAAGAGATATTGGTCGGGCAAGCCTTACCTGACGGCGACAATTTAGAAACATGGCTTACCGAACAAGGCGACCGCAAGGTATCGATCGTTCATTCCGTGCGTGGTCACCGGCGTGACTGGCTGCAAATGGCACAGCTCAACGTTACCGAGCGACTCAAGCGGCATATGTCGGAGAAACAAAGCGTTGAGAAACGTCTGCAAGCATTGTCGGCGGTATTTCAACTCGAGCAACAACTAACAAGGATCGAATGTTTCGACATCAGTCACACACAGGGCGAGCAAACAGTCGCTAGCTGTGTGGTGTTCACTGAGAAGGGGATTACTAAATCTGATTATCGGCGCTATAACATTACTGGCATTACGCCCGGTGACGATTACGCCGCTATGCGACAAGCCATTATGCGTCGGTATAAGCGTGTACTCAAAGAAGAGGGCAAGCTACCCGACCTGCTGTTAATTGATGGCGGCAAGGGTCAGTTGTCGTCGGCGGCAGAGATTATGCGTGAATTGCAAATCACCGATGTTTTGTTAGTTGGGGTAGCCAAAGGTGAGGGCAGAAAACCCGGGCTTGAAACCTTGTTTGTTGAGGGTCAGTCAATTGGCATTAAGCTAGCTGCCAACTCGCCGGCCATGCACTTGGTGCAACAGATTCGTGATGAAGCTCACCGCTTCGCGATTACCGGGCATCGAGCTCGTCGCGGTAAGGCACAAACGCAATCGATTCTACAAGAGATACCGGGTATCGGTGCAAAACGCCGGCAAGCTTTGCTGAAGCATTTTGGCGGGCTGCAGGGCATTCAACAGGCTGGCATGAGAGATCTTGCAAAAGTCACTGGCATTAACGAAGACCTCGCTGATAAAATCTATCACTACTTGCGAAAATAG
- the hsdR gene encoding EcoAI/FtnUII family type I restriction enzme subunit R, producing the protein MNRKEADTRADLIDPKLKQDGWGVVEYSYIRREEICPGRIITGGKRGTKVSSDYVLIYQGRKLAVVEAKREGLSYVEGVRQAKDYATRLQCRIAYATNGHDIYQIDILTGQESLVDDYLTPEQLWTLTFSPEDGTPKPDFTSGWRERFAAIPIETKSGSWTPRYYQENAINKVLDSIAQGENRILLTLATGTGKTSIAFQIAWKLFHARWTLKTQKDPDSAKRRPRILFLADRNILANQAFNSFDAFGEDALVRIASDELHKLNQQVDDVTMTIAKPKDVRSTKMRNVPRNAAVFFTIFQTFMSGKDDEGSDKAYFEDYTEDFFDFIIIDECHRGGANDESSWREVLEHFSPAVQLGLTATPKRKDNVDTYDYFGDPVYSYTLKEGINDGFLTPFKVFTIVGTMDEYVYTPGDGLVVKGEPEPGRLYKEGDFNRIITIPAREQRRVKYWMDKINPKDKTLVFCATQEHAGSVRDFINQYAVERGWTTNTDYCVRVTANDGKAGETDLKTFQDNEKTIPTILTTSRKLSTGVDARNIRNIVLMRPCNNMIEFKQIIGRGTRVIEGKDFFTVYDFVKAHHNFADPEWDGEPLPPEDCKVCNNTPCTCEPEPCDECGFTPCACDKPCTKCKQTPCVCEPENCPICGTTPCICEPGACAICGNSPCTCNEKIVITLSDGKTRQIRHIDAVMYWSDSGKPITAKEFVERMFGDLPRFFENEDQLREIWSDPNTREKLLEDLSEDGYDAEKLEGMRDLIDARDSDVYDVLAYVAFEAETETREGRAQYAIEEIRENYSAKQQEFISFVLQKYIADGVQELSTKKMQSLIQLKYATLSDAATEFGSTKVIRDTFVGFQKYLYEQRGGD; encoded by the coding sequence ATGAATCGAAAAGAGGCGGATACACGTGCAGACCTGATTGACCCTAAGCTCAAGCAAGATGGCTGGGGCGTGGTAGAATACAGTTATATCCGCCGTGAAGAAATCTGTCCTGGTCGCATCATTACTGGCGGCAAGCGTGGCACTAAGGTATCCAGTGACTACGTATTGATCTACCAAGGCCGTAAGCTAGCGGTCGTTGAGGCCAAGCGAGAAGGTTTGTCTTACGTTGAGGGTGTTCGTCAGGCCAAAGATTACGCGACGCGTTTACAGTGCCGCATAGCCTATGCCACTAATGGGCATGATATTTATCAGATTGATATACTCACTGGGCAAGAGTCGTTAGTTGATGACTACCTAACGCCTGAGCAGCTTTGGACACTTACATTTAGCCCCGAAGATGGTACGCCTAAACCTGATTTCACTAGTGGCTGGCGTGAACGGTTTGCCGCTATTCCAATCGAAACCAAAAGCGGCAGTTGGACACCACGTTACTATCAAGAGAACGCCATCAATAAGGTGTTGGATTCCATCGCGCAAGGTGAGAATCGGATTCTATTAACCTTGGCTACTGGCACTGGTAAGACGTCCATTGCCTTTCAAATCGCGTGGAAATTGTTTCATGCTCGTTGGACCTTAAAAACACAAAAAGACCCCGATTCGGCTAAACGACGCCCGCGCATTTTGTTTCTAGCAGATCGTAATATTCTGGCCAATCAGGCGTTTAATAGCTTCGACGCCTTTGGCGAGGATGCACTGGTACGCATCGCCTCTGATGAGTTGCATAAACTCAATCAGCAAGTCGATGACGTCACAATGACCATCGCCAAACCAAAGGATGTGCGCTCAACCAAAATGCGTAACGTGCCTAGAAACGCGGCGGTGTTTTTTACCATCTTCCAAACTTTTATGAGTGGCAAAGATGACGAAGGGAGTGACAAGGCTTACTTTGAGGACTACACAGAAGACTTTTTTGATTTCATTATTATTGACGAGTGCCATCGTGGCGGGGCGAACGATGAAAGTAGCTGGCGCGAAGTCTTAGAGCATTTTTCACCAGCGGTGCAGTTAGGTCTAACCGCTACGCCAAAGCGTAAAGACAACGTCGATACCTACGACTATTTTGGCGACCCTGTTTACAGTTACACACTTAAAGAGGGCATTAATGATGGTTTTCTAACACCGTTTAAGGTGTTCACCATCGTCGGCACCATGGATGAGTATGTTTATACCCCCGGTGATGGCTTAGTGGTAAAGGGAGAACCTGAACCCGGTAGGCTATACAAGGAGGGCGACTTCAATAGAATCATCACCATTCCAGCACGCGAGCAACGCCGCGTTAAGTATTGGATGGACAAAATCAACCCTAAAGATAAGACGCTTGTTTTCTGCGCTACCCAAGAACACGCTGGAAGTGTTAGGGATTTTATTAATCAGTACGCGGTTGAACGAGGGTGGACAACGAATACAGACTACTGTGTGCGGGTAACGGCCAACGATGGCAAGGCGGGTGAGACCGACTTAAAGACGTTTCAAGACAATGAAAAAACCATCCCCACCATCCTAACCACTTCAAGAAAGTTATCTACTGGAGTGGATGCCCGCAATATACGCAATATTGTACTGATGCGGCCCTGCAATAATATGATCGAGTTCAAGCAGATCATTGGGCGAGGCACACGCGTGATCGAAGGCAAAGATTTCTTCACGGTGTACGATTTTGTCAAAGCCCACCACAACTTCGCCGACCCCGAATGGGATGGCGAGCCACTACCGCCAGAAGATTGCAAGGTCTGCAATAACACTCCCTGCACGTGTGAACCAGAGCCATGTGATGAATGCGGTTTTACACCCTGTGCTTGCGACAAGCCTTGCACAAAATGTAAGCAAACCCCGTGTGTGTGTGAACCAGAAAACTGCCCAATTTGCGGTACAACGCCCTGTATCTGCGAACCCGGTGCCTGTGCAATTTGCGGTAATAGCCCGTGTACCTGCAATGAGAAAATAGTCATTACACTGAGCGACGGCAAAACTCGCCAGATTAGACACATAGACGCAGTAATGTATTGGAGCGATTCAGGTAAACCCATCACCGCCAAAGAGTTCGTAGAACGCATGTTCGGCGACCTACCTAGATTCTTTGAAAACGAAGACCAGCTACGCGAGATATGGAGTGACCCAAATACCCGTGAAAAGCTACTAGAAGACCTCTCAGAGGACGGCTACGACGCTGAAAAGCTAGAAGGCATGAGAGACCTAATAGATGCCCGAGACAGCGATGTGTACGACGTGCTGGCGTATGTGGCGTTTGAAGCAGAAACCGAGACACGAGAAGGCAGGGCGCAGTACGCTATCGAAGAGATTCGAGAGAACTACAGCGCCAAGCAACAAGAGTTTATTAGTTTTGTATTGCAGAAATACATCGCCGATGGTGTCCAAGAACTGTCTACTAAGAAAATGCAAAGTTTAATTCAACTGAAGTACGCCACACTGAGCGACGCAGCAACGGAATTTGGTTCAACCAAGGTTATTCGAGATACATTTGTTGGGTTTCAGAAGTATCTTTATGAGCAGCGGGGGGGAGATTAG
- the efp gene encoding elongation factor P, whose protein sequence is MAKISANEIRLGGLVEHQGNLWRVLKKSHVKPGKGGAFVQCELKDIINGTKLNERFRSTDKVERPHVEPRKMQYLYADGDDHIFMDSETYEQLILSADDISEQAGYLLPNTDVQINFYDETPIGVDLPANVVLEVVDTEGVVKGQTAASGGKPAKLETGIRITVPTFVNIGEKVKVNTETGEYVERA, encoded by the coding sequence ATGGCAAAGATATCGGCAAATGAAATTCGACTTGGTGGCTTAGTTGAGCACCAGGGCAACTTATGGCGCGTTCTTAAAAAGAGCCATGTGAAACCTGGCAAAGGTGGTGCGTTTGTTCAATGTGAATTGAAAGACATCATCAACGGCACCAAATTGAATGAGCGCTTTCGCTCTACCGATAAAGTCGAGCGACCACATGTAGAGCCACGCAAGATGCAATACCTTTATGCTGACGGCGATGACCATATCTTTATGGATAGCGAAACATATGAGCAGCTAATTTTGAGCGCTGATGACATATCAGAGCAAGCCGGCTACCTACTGCCAAACACTGACGTGCAAATCAACTTCTACGATGAGACTCCGATTGGCGTTGATCTACCGGCCAACGTGGTACTCGAAGTTGTCGACACAGAAGGCGTGGTTAAAGGTCAAACTGCCGCGAGCGGTGGCAAACCGGCCAAATTGGAAACGGGGATCCGTATCACTGTGCCTACATTCGTTAACATTGGCGAGAAAGTCAAAGTTAACACTGAAACCGGCGAGTATGTTGAGCGAGCCTAG
- a CDS encoding restriction endonuclease subunit S codes for MDCWPVHNLVDVTDLITCGVAKRPNYVDSGIPFLSAKNVKNGMIIWNGYQYITKQDHDELTKNNKPTRGDILYTRVGSFGEAAIVDSDEEFSVFVSLTLIKPKHDILYNRFLKYYLNSSEVKQLAKSSISGSGVGNLNVGTVRKFPIPLPPIPEQQRIVAILDQAFADIDKARANAEQNLKNARELFDSYLQQVFSQRGEGWVETPLAECLELITYGFTNPMPAVEDGPWMVTAKNVIDGQVDYTTARHTSRDAFENLLTDKSRPRLGDVLLTKDGTLGRLAVVEQTDICVNQSVAVLRPNEKVGSHFLRLLLSSPDYQKKMIGNAGGATIKHIYITRVDKMLVTYPTCHAEQQRIVERVLAFVRQSQRITSIYKEKLTALEELKKSLLQKAFSGELTKSKDIAA; via the coding sequence ATGGATTGTTGGCCAGTCCACAATTTAGTAGATGTCACCGACCTAATTACTTGCGGTGTAGCAAAGAGACCAAATTATGTAGACTCGGGCATTCCATTTTTATCTGCTAAAAATGTTAAAAATGGCATGATTATTTGGAATGGTTATCAGTACATTACTAAGCAAGACCATGATGAATTAACAAAAAATAATAAGCCTACAAGGGGAGATATTTTATACACAAGAGTTGGAAGTTTTGGAGAGGCCGCAATTGTTGATTCAGATGAAGAGTTTAGCGTTTTTGTAAGCCTTACTTTGATTAAGCCAAAGCACGACATATTGTATAATCGGTTTTTGAAATACTATTTAAACTCTAGCGAGGTAAAGCAACTTGCTAAATCTAGTATCAGTGGTTCAGGAGTAGGAAATCTGAATGTTGGAACGGTAAGAAAATTTCCAATACCACTCCCCCCAATCCCCGAACAACAACGCATCGTCGCCATCCTCGATCAAGCCTTTGCCGACATCGACAAAGCCCGCGCCAACGCCGAGCAGAATCTAAAGAATGCCCGTGAGTTATTTGATAGCTATTTGCAGCAGGTGTTTAGCCAGCGTGGTGAGGGGTGGGTTGAGACCCCACTTGCGGAATGTCTCGAACTGATCACATACGGATTTACAAACCCCATGCCAGCAGTCGAAGATGGGCCGTGGATGGTAACTGCGAAAAATGTTATTGATGGCCAAGTCGACTACACGACAGCTCGCCACACTTCACGTGATGCCTTCGAGAACCTCTTGACGGATAAAAGTCGCCCAAGGTTAGGCGACGTGCTACTCACGAAAGATGGGACGCTTGGGAGGCTTGCAGTAGTAGAACAAACGGATATTTGTGTTAACCAATCGGTAGCTGTGTTGCGGCCCAATGAAAAAGTAGGCTCGCATTTTCTTCGTCTTTTATTGAGTAGTCCTGACTATCAAAAAAAGATGATAGGAAACGCTGGTGGGGCCACGATCAAACATATTTATATAACGAGGGTTGATAAAATGCTCGTTACTTATCCGACGTGTCATGCTGAACAGCAAAGGATAGTGGAAAGGGTATTAGCCTTCGTTAGACAGTCGCAGAGAATCACTTCTATCTACAAGGAAAAGCTAACCGCGCTCGAAGAACTCAAAAAATCCCTACTCCAAAAAGCCTTCTCAGGAGAACTGACCAAAAGCAAGGACATAGCTGCATGA
- a CDS encoding tyrosine-type recombinase/integrase gives MLTTSKINSLKAKEKPYKVSDAHGLHIYVRPSGTKTWRQKYRINGKEKLLTHGKYPFTSLAEARKLRDVALALLEKGNDPAKAKRQAKAQLSNTFGNVAKEWFDKEEINWKPIHSNKVWRQMERDLFPILKDQPIDQISPTDLLEVLKKVEARGALDVAARLRQRCEVIFKHAILTERAQTNPATQLVGVLKTKKVKHLNALEAKELPAFFSKLEGFDSHAIVKAATKIVAHTFVRSQELRFTTWAEIDFENHLWTIPAERMKTQAADHLIPLSDQVIELFTILQQHNGSREYVFASPQRPKQPISTNAMIQLLYRMGYKNKATVHGFRTTASTFLNESGYNADAIERQLSHGERDKVRAAYNRSEYLAERTRMLNDWSRYLASMNENVIPLKTNKSEN, from the coding sequence ATGCTTACTACTAGCAAGATCAATTCATTGAAGGCCAAAGAGAAGCCGTACAAGGTTTCAGATGCTCATGGCTTGCATATCTATGTTCGTCCTAGTGGAACTAAAACATGGAGGCAAAAGTACCGTATCAACGGCAAGGAGAAGCTGCTCACTCACGGTAAATACCCATTCACATCATTAGCCGAAGCCAGAAAGCTAAGAGATGTGGCGCTCGCATTACTGGAAAAGGGCAACGACCCTGCCAAGGCCAAGCGCCAAGCAAAAGCGCAACTATCTAACACCTTTGGTAATGTTGCGAAGGAGTGGTTTGATAAAGAAGAGATTAACTGGAAGCCCATACACTCAAATAAAGTCTGGCGACAAATGGAGCGTGATCTGTTCCCGATTCTCAAAGACCAGCCAATCGATCAAATATCGCCCACTGACCTACTTGAAGTGCTTAAAAAAGTAGAAGCGCGAGGTGCATTAGACGTGGCGGCCAGATTGCGTCAACGCTGTGAAGTGATTTTTAAACACGCCATCCTAACTGAGCGCGCTCAAACCAATCCAGCAACTCAGTTAGTTGGTGTACTAAAAACTAAAAAGGTTAAACACCTAAATGCGCTAGAAGCGAAGGAACTCCCCGCGTTTTTCAGCAAGCTAGAAGGCTTCGATAGCCATGCAATAGTAAAAGCGGCGACCAAGATTGTGGCGCATACATTTGTGCGTAGCCAAGAGTTAAGGTTCACCACATGGGCTGAGATCGACTTTGAAAACCATTTATGGACTATCCCTGCTGAGCGCATGAAAACTCAAGCTGCTGATCACCTAATACCGCTCTCAGATCAGGTAATTGAGCTGTTTACAATTTTGCAGCAACACAACGGAAGTCGTGAATACGTATTTGCTAGCCCGCAAAGGCCCAAACAGCCAATTAGCACTAATGCCATGATTCAATTGCTGTACCGAATGGGCTATAAAAACAAGGCGACGGTACATGGCTTTAGAACCACCGCCAGCACTTTTCTAAACGAATCAGGCTACAACGCTGACGCTATCGAGCGTCAGCTATCACACGGCGAACGAGATAAGGTTAGGGCCGCTTACAATAGAAGTGAGTACCTTGCTGAGCGAACTAGGATGCTCAATGATTGGAGTCGCTATTTAGCCTCAATGAATGAAAACGTTATTCCTCTAAAAACTAATAAAAGTGAGAATTGA
- the pgsA gene encoding CDP-diacylglycerol--glycerol-3-phosphate 3-phosphatidyltransferase, whose amino-acid sequence MKTMRLNIPNCLTLFRIIAIPLIAIIYFSDIKYGNWYSTIVFTLAGISDALDGYLARRWNQTSKLGAFLDPVADKLLVSTMLLLVISDVNLHSRLWSEMLFIVTVIVIISREITVSALREWMAELGKRANVAVSTVGKYKTGIQMGAIGCLLFQSHFIGLPVLLIGELMLYAAGVLTIWSMSIYLRAAYNAVKAD is encoded by the coding sequence ATGAAAACCATGCGCTTAAACATTCCTAATTGCCTGACTCTGTTTCGAATTATCGCGATTCCGCTAATTGCGATCATCTATTTTTCGGACATTAAATACGGCAATTGGTATTCCACCATCGTGTTTACCTTAGCCGGAATTAGTGACGCCCTTGATGGCTACTTAGCCCGACGTTGGAATCAAACCAGTAAGCTCGGTGCGTTTCTCGACCCGGTTGCCGACAAGTTATTAGTCTCAACCATGTTGCTGCTGGTTATCAGTGATGTGAACCTGCATTCGCGATTGTGGAGCGAGATGCTGTTTATCGTAACGGTGATTGTCATTATCAGTCGCGAGATCACTGTGTCGGCATTGCGCGAGTGGATGGCAGAATTAGGTAAACGTGCCAATGTTGCGGTCTCCACCGTTGGTAAATACAAAACCGGCATTCAAATGGGAGCCATTGGCTGCCTGTTGTTTCAAAGTCACTTTATTGGATTACCGGTGTTGTTGATCGGCGAGCTAATGTTGTACGCAGCAGGTGTTCTCACTATCTGGTCAATGTCGATCTATTTGCGCGCTGCCTATAATGCAGTTAAGGCAGATTAA